In one window of Streptomyces sp. NBC_01224 DNA:
- a CDS encoding amidohydrolase, with protein sequence MKQDPELIFVGGPVLTMDPEHPRAEALAARAGVITAVGGRDEVLALRGPGTQVVDLAGQALMPGFVEAHGHPTTMALAIAPPAVDVRPFTVPTGEAVHARIREAVAAAPGEPVAVYGIDLLLQRDLPLPTRELLDELCPDAPLVVFTASGHAAYANTAALRAARITRDTPDPAGARFVRDADGEPTGEAQEGAAVEAFMWVVAGDRLQPAKLAAALEWSYAEHARVGITTAADLATEPGLLAALRAAAAHPRAALRVRSYLIGTPELAADPERRFSGHAPAAELFGISGMKLWAEGTAWQGTIATSFPFQDNEATRRIGLDPCAHAPMNYSPDQLAELAAAFTAQGYPMACHVHGDVTFDAVLDAYAEAGAGDPERLRAMRPRMEHCGAVTPDQYRRAAAMGATVSLFMDHIRWWGDVLADDLFTPRIAERWMAVRSAWDAGHRVSLHNDGMCSPTDPLASVATALTRRTPASGRVHGTTERLTIDEALRAVTTNPAWQLHLEDEIGMLRPGMRADLAVLTQDPYAVPAERYERFQEEVAVSATYLGGRPTWTA encoded by the coding sequence ATGAAGCAAGACCCCGAACTGATCTTCGTCGGCGGTCCGGTCCTCACCATGGACCCCGAACACCCCCGGGCCGAGGCCCTCGCCGCACGGGCGGGCGTGATCACCGCTGTCGGCGGCAGGGACGAGGTACTGGCCCTGCGCGGCCCCGGCACCCAGGTCGTGGACCTGGCGGGGCAGGCGCTCATGCCGGGATTCGTCGAGGCCCACGGCCACCCGACGACGATGGCCCTGGCCATCGCCCCGCCCGCGGTGGACGTGCGCCCGTTCACCGTGCCGACCGGCGAGGCCGTCCACGCCCGGATACGGGAGGCCGTGGCCGCGGCGCCCGGCGAGCCCGTGGCCGTGTACGGGATCGATCTGCTGCTCCAGCGCGACCTTCCGCTCCCCACCCGGGAGTTGCTCGACGAGCTGTGCCCGGACGCCCCGCTCGTGGTGTTCACCGCCAGCGGTCACGCCGCGTACGCAAACACCGCCGCCCTGCGCGCCGCGCGGATCACCCGGGACACCCCCGACCCGGCCGGGGCCCGCTTCGTCCGCGACGCCGACGGCGAACCCACCGGTGAGGCCCAGGAGGGCGCCGCCGTCGAGGCGTTCATGTGGGTCGTGGCAGGCGACCGGCTCCAGCCCGCGAAGCTCGCCGCCGCACTGGAATGGTCGTACGCCGAGCACGCCCGGGTCGGCATCACCACCGCCGCCGACCTGGCGACCGAGCCGGGCCTGCTCGCCGCTCTGCGGGCCGCCGCCGCACACCCCCGGGCGGCCCTGCGCGTCCGCTCGTATCTCATCGGCACCCCCGAACTGGCCGCCGACCCCGAACGGCGCTTTTCCGGACATGCCCCGGCCGCCGAGCTGTTCGGCATCTCCGGCATGAAACTGTGGGCCGAGGGCACCGCATGGCAGGGCACCATCGCCACCAGCTTCCCGTTCCAGGACAACGAAGCCACCCGCCGCATCGGCCTGGACCCCTGCGCCCACGCACCCATGAACTACAGCCCCGATCAACTCGCCGAACTGGCCGCCGCGTTCACCGCCCAGGGCTACCCGATGGCCTGCCACGTCCACGGCGACGTCACCTTCGACGCCGTGCTCGACGCATACGCCGAGGCAGGCGCCGGCGACCCGGAGCGGCTGCGGGCCATGCGTCCGCGCATGGAGCACTGCGGCGCGGTCACCCCCGACCAGTACCGCCGCGCCGCCGCCATGGGCGCCACCGTCAGCCTCTTCATGGACCACATCCGCTGGTGGGGCGACGTCCTCGCGGACGATCTGTTCACCCCTCGGATCGCCGAGCGGTGGATGGCCGTGCGCTCGGCCTGGGACGCCGGACACCGCGTCTCCCTGCACAACGACGGCATGTGCTCACCCACCGACCCGCTCGCCTCCGTCGCCACCGCCCTCACCCGCCGCACCCCGGCCAGCGGCCGCGTCCACGGCACCACCGAGCGCCTGACCATCGACGAGGCGCTGCGCGCGGTGACCACCAACCCGGCGTGGCAACTGCACCTGGAGGATGAGATCGGCATGCTGCGCCCCGGGATGCGGGCCGACCTGGCGGTTCTGACCCAGGACCCGTACGCCGTGCCCGCCGAGCGCTACGAACGGTTCCAGGAGGAGGTCGCCGTCTCGGCCACCTACCTCGGCGGCCGCCCCACCTGGACGGCGTGA
- a CDS encoding helix-turn-helix domain-containing protein encodes MPEAPDSHMSTIGPRLRELRLAQGLTLAQVADSAGVTKGFVSLAERGKTSVSVPTLIRICEALGTGIAALFDYPDQDVVKGGLGAKLEMGGHGIEEFLLTPAEERHVQVMRTILRPGGGSGGAYSLEAETVFAYLVRGTLRLSVDGEPRFLEAGDSTTFSARAAHAWDNPGEDEAEVLWSIAPALPLSRTKLRP; translated from the coding sequence ATGCCCGAAGCCCCTGACAGTCACATGTCCACGATCGGTCCGCGGCTGCGTGAGCTCCGCCTGGCACAGGGGCTGACGCTCGCTCAGGTCGCCGATTCCGCAGGCGTGACCAAGGGGTTCGTCAGCCTCGCCGAGCGCGGCAAGACCTCGGTCTCCGTCCCGACCCTGATCCGTATCTGCGAGGCGCTGGGCACCGGCATCGCCGCGCTCTTCGACTATCCGGACCAGGACGTCGTGAAGGGCGGCCTGGGCGCCAAGCTGGAGATGGGCGGGCACGGCATCGAGGAGTTCCTGCTCACGCCGGCCGAGGAACGGCACGTCCAGGTCATGCGGACGATCCTGCGGCCCGGCGGCGGCTCGGGCGGCGCGTACAGCCTGGAGGCCGAGACCGTCTTCGCCTATCTGGTCCGCGGCACGCTGCGCCTCAGCGTGGACGGCGAGCCCAGGTTCCTGGAGGCTGGTGACTCGACGACCTTCTCGGCCCGCGCCGCGCACGCCTGGGACAACCCCGGCGAGGACGAGGCCGAGGTCCTCTGGTCGATCGCCCCCGCCCTGCCGCTCTCCCGCACCAAGCTCCGCCCGTAG
- a CDS encoding MFS transporter has translation MPALRPRIPRPEAANRTVRTTVVLLFAAWLVDYTDRLVINLVLPSIGEDFDLDRGQQGLIVSAFFLAYAACQIPGGMLADRFGGKRVTCWALLAWSLFTALTGFAWSFAALLVLRFAFGAAEGIFPPAGTKVLVERTTPEERMGANGLIMSSNALAAVVTPLAVAPLIGVFGWRSAFFSTAALGVFVLVAIRMRLPDPLPRAEPDAGAQDRRGVRDLLRMGVLWRFALMMFGYCVIVWGLNTWVPSYLSEERGISLTSAGALVAIPALGAAAATIVGGRLADRFEGHHRKVIVPGMTVAALALLLMAFSASIVGFIVFGTLAIFAASLCYMPIFAVPLRSLAPEQAGVGSAVIVFGGQVAGMIAPPVMGVLADAFSFQVAFAFLVLGAVIAAVMAVATPQDTTSFLASSARRTPLAMEHS, from the coding sequence GTGCCTGCTCTGCGCCCGCGAATCCCGCGCCCCGAGGCCGCGAACCGCACGGTCAGGACCACGGTGGTGCTGCTGTTCGCCGCCTGGCTGGTCGACTACACCGACCGGCTCGTGATCAACCTCGTACTGCCGTCCATCGGTGAGGACTTCGACCTCGACCGGGGACAGCAGGGCCTGATCGTCTCCGCCTTCTTCCTCGCCTACGCTGCCTGCCAGATCCCCGGCGGCATGCTCGCCGACCGCTTCGGCGGCAAGCGGGTCACCTGCTGGGCTCTGCTGGCCTGGTCCCTGTTCACGGCACTGACCGGCTTCGCATGGTCATTCGCCGCTCTGCTGGTGCTGCGCTTCGCCTTCGGAGCCGCCGAAGGCATCTTTCCGCCCGCCGGGACGAAGGTGCTGGTCGAGCGGACCACGCCCGAGGAACGGATGGGTGCCAACGGGCTGATCATGAGCTCGAACGCCCTCGCCGCGGTGGTGACACCGCTCGCCGTCGCACCGCTGATCGGCGTCTTCGGCTGGCGGTCCGCCTTCTTCTCGACGGCGGCGCTCGGTGTCTTCGTCCTGGTGGCGATACGGATGCGGCTGCCGGATCCGCTGCCCCGTGCGGAGCCGGACGCCGGGGCGCAAGATCGCCGGGGCGTCCGTGACCTGCTGCGCATGGGCGTGCTCTGGCGCTTCGCGCTGATGATGTTCGGCTACTGCGTCATCGTGTGGGGCCTCAACACCTGGGTTCCGTCCTATCTCAGCGAAGAGCGCGGTATCTCTCTGACCTCCGCCGGAGCCCTCGTCGCGATTCCGGCACTGGGGGCAGCCGCGGCCACGATCGTCGGCGGCCGTCTGGCAGACCGGTTCGAGGGCCACCACCGGAAGGTGATCGTGCCCGGGATGACGGTGGCCGCGCTCGCGCTGCTCCTGATGGCTTTCTCGGCCTCAATCGTGGGCTTCATCGTCTTCGGGACGCTCGCCATCTTCGCCGCCTCCCTCTGCTACATGCCGATCTTCGCGGTGCCCCTGCGCAGCCTCGCTCCCGAACAAGCCGGAGTGGGCAGCGCGGTGATCGTCTTCGGGGGACAGGTCGCCGGCATGATCGCCCCGCCCGTCATGGGTGTGCTCGCCGACGCCTTCTCCTTCCAGGTCGCCTTCGCCTTCCTCGTGCTGGGCGCGGTCATCGCCGCGGTCATGGCCGTCGCCACCCCTCAGGACACCACGTCCTTCCTCGCTTCCTCCGCACGCCGTACCCCTCTCGCAATGGAGCACTCATGA
- a CDS encoding amidohydrolase: MTASVTSLLSGLNGELPGLRDLYKDLHANPELSFQEFRTAGIVAARLREQGWDVTEGVGTTGVVGVLTAGDGPVVLLRADMDALPVKEETGLPYASTRTGVDAEGNEVPVMHACGHDMHVTCLLGATALLAANRQAWRGTVVAVFQPAEEIGGAPAMIDDGFLERFPHAEVCLGQHVGPVPAGFVATRPGPVMAASDSLRVRLFGRGGHGSTPEATVDPVVMAAAIVMRLQTVVSREVGAAQQAVVTVGSIHSGTKENIIPDTADLRINIRSTTPAVRERVLEAVKRIVRAEAAASGAPKEPEITDFNAFPVTVNDHEATATVQAALIRALGEGRVFTLPHTLTGSEDFGVFGTALQVPSVFWYFGGADLAAFKDIDPDALLENGIPPEIPGNHSPLFAPAIDPTVEVGVTSLLAAAAQWLTAGADTTR; this comes from the coding sequence ATGACTGCCTCGGTCACCTCGCTGCTGTCCGGACTCAACGGCGAACTGCCCGGCCTGCGCGACCTGTACAAGGATCTGCACGCCAACCCGGAGCTCTCGTTCCAGGAGTTCCGTACGGCGGGAATCGTCGCGGCCCGGCTGCGGGAGCAGGGCTGGGACGTCACCGAGGGGGTGGGCACAACCGGCGTCGTCGGTGTCCTCACCGCGGGCGACGGCCCGGTGGTACTGCTCCGCGCCGACATGGACGCGCTGCCCGTGAAGGAGGAGACCGGACTTCCGTACGCCTCCACGAGGACCGGGGTGGACGCGGAGGGCAACGAGGTCCCGGTGATGCACGCCTGCGGCCACGACATGCATGTCACCTGTCTGCTCGGCGCCACCGCACTGCTGGCCGCCAACCGGCAGGCCTGGCGCGGCACCGTCGTCGCGGTGTTCCAGCCCGCCGAGGAGATCGGCGGGGCCCCGGCCATGATCGACGACGGCTTCCTGGAGCGCTTCCCGCACGCCGAGGTCTGCCTCGGCCAGCATGTGGGGCCCGTCCCCGCGGGTTTCGTCGCCACCCGGCCCGGTCCGGTGATGGCCGCGTCCGACAGTCTGCGGGTGCGGCTGTTCGGGCGGGGCGGGCACGGGTCGACGCCCGAGGCGACCGTGGATCCCGTCGTGATGGCCGCCGCGATCGTGATGCGGCTGCAGACGGTGGTCTCCCGTGAAGTGGGGGCGGCGCAGCAGGCGGTGGTGACCGTGGGATCGATCCACAGCGGCACCAAGGAGAACATCATCCCGGACACCGCCGACCTCAGGATCAACATCCGCAGCACGACTCCCGCCGTACGGGAACGGGTCCTGGAGGCCGTCAAGCGGATCGTCCGCGCCGAGGCCGCCGCCTCCGGCGCCCCGAAGGAACCCGAGATCACGGACTTCAACGCCTTCCCGGTGACCGTCAACGACCACGAGGCCACCGCCACCGTCCAGGCCGCGCTCATCCGGGCCCTGGGAGAGGGGCGTGTCTTCACCCTGCCCCACACACTCACCGGCAGCGAGGACTTCGGCGTCTTCGGCACCGCGCTCCAAGTGCCCTCGGTCTTCTGGTACTTCGGCGGCGCCGACCTGGCCGCGTTCAAGGACATCGACCCCGACGCCCTGCTGGAGAACGGAATTCCGCCCGAGATCCCCGGCAACCACTCACCGCTGTTCGCACCGGCCATCGACCCGACCGTCGAAGTCGGCGTGACATCGCTGCTGGCGGCTGCCGCGCAGTGGCTGACGGCCGGCGCCGACACCACCCGATAG
- a CDS encoding DUF3592 domain-containing protein — MQILPGGTATFLLLFGLFLGAFAVRSALRLNRVLRLVRHGEHAEGRCADRRTVDRGPGMDRSHVTEYVFAFRTRDGRDIEFTDHAPGPFGFEVGAPVRVSYDPAAPSKHATVAGPGAWGPVVMPAVFTVVPGVFAVGLLVGFAAMRGLL; from the coding sequence ATGCAGATCCTGCCCGGCGGCACGGCCACGTTCCTGCTGCTGTTCGGCCTGTTCCTCGGCGCGTTCGCCGTCCGCTCGGCGCTGCGTCTGAATCGGGTGCTGCGGCTGGTCCGGCACGGCGAACACGCCGAGGGCCGGTGCGCGGACCGCCGGACGGTCGACCGGGGGCCGGGCATGGACCGGAGTCACGTCACCGAGTACGTCTTCGCCTTCCGTACCCGCGACGGCCGCGACATCGAATTCACCGACCACGCCCCAGGGCCGTTCGGCTTCGAGGTCGGGGCGCCGGTCCGGGTCAGCTACGACCCCGCGGCCCCGTCGAAGCACGCCACGGTGGCGGGCCCGGGGGCGTGGGGGCCGGTGGTGATGCCTGCGGTGTTCACGGTCGTGCCGGGGGTGTTCGCGGTGGGACTGCTGGTCGGGTTCGCGGCGATGCGGGGGTTGCTCTGA
- a CDS encoding Zn-dependent alcohol dehydrogenase: protein MSSPSYRASTARTVRGVVFRSPGQKVTVTDVTLAPPGPGEVEVAVAAAGVCHSDLHVIRGEWDHPTPVVMGHEGSGVVTALGEGVTGLEPGDHVVLSWVPSCGTCRFCLSGRPAACSLVAEVVAPGGVLYDGTSRLSVDGERAHHYLGVSSFAERVVVPASGAIKVRKDAPLDVIALVGCAIATGVGAVRNTAGVEAGATVAVIGCGGVGLSCVQGARLAGAGRIVAVDVVPEKLELARRLGATDAVDARDGDVVEALRALVPEGLDYVFDAIGKIETTEQSIAALGQGGAAVIVGLPPTGRTARFDPLALAEADQRILGSNYGSVDAARDIPDLVDLVVSGELDVESMISARRPLDEAGDALADLAAGHALRQLLMMEDRT from the coding sequence ATGAGCTCCCCGTCCTACCGAGCGAGCACCGCACGCACCGTGCGCGGCGTCGTCTTCCGCTCCCCGGGGCAGAAGGTGACCGTCACCGACGTCACCCTGGCCCCGCCCGGCCCCGGAGAGGTCGAGGTCGCCGTCGCGGCGGCCGGTGTCTGCCACTCCGACCTGCATGTCATCCGCGGCGAGTGGGACCACCCCACCCCGGTCGTGATGGGACACGAGGGCTCGGGCGTGGTCACCGCGCTCGGCGAGGGCGTCACCGGCCTCGAACCCGGCGACCATGTCGTCCTGTCCTGGGTCCCCTCCTGCGGCACCTGCCGATTCTGTCTCTCCGGGCGCCCGGCCGCGTGCAGCCTGGTCGCCGAGGTCGTGGCGCCCGGCGGGGTGCTGTACGACGGCACCAGCCGGCTCTCGGTCGACGGCGAGCGGGCCCACCACTACCTGGGCGTCTCCTCGTTCGCCGAGCGCGTCGTGGTCCCGGCCTCCGGCGCGATCAAGGTGCGCAAGGACGCACCCCTCGATGTGATCGCCCTGGTCGGCTGTGCCATCGCCACCGGTGTCGGCGCGGTCCGCAACACCGCGGGGGTCGAGGCCGGGGCCACCGTCGCAGTCATCGGCTGCGGCGGTGTGGGCCTGTCCTGTGTGCAGGGCGCCCGGCTGGCCGGGGCTGGCCGCATCGTCGCCGTCGACGTCGTCCCCGAGAAGCTGGAGCTGGCCCGCCGGCTCGGTGCGACGGACGCGGTCGACGCGCGTGACGGCGATGTCGTCGAGGCGCTGCGGGCCCTGGTCCCGGAGGGCCTCGACTACGTGTTCGACGCCATCGGCAAGATCGAGACCACCGAGCAGTCCATCGCGGCGCTCGGCCAGGGCGGCGCCGCCGTCATCGTCGGCCTGCCGCCGACCGGCCGCACCGCGCGCTTCGACCCGCTCGCACTCGCCGAGGCCGACCAGCGCATTCTCGGCTCCAACTACGGCTCGGTCGACGCCGCTCGCGACATCCCGGATCTGGTGGACCTCGTGGTGTCGGGTGAACTCGACGTGGAATCGATGATCTCGGCACGGCGCCCGCTGGACGAGGCGGGCGACGCACTGGCCGACCTCGCCGCCGGGCACGCCCTGCGTCAGCTGCTGATGATGGAGGACCGGACATGA
- a CDS encoding APC family permease has product MSTAGKQAAPGKPADGLAHRSVSTFEVGAQSVANVAPSAVIAFAPASMAASAGNGAWFSFFLAMAAVLAIAYCICVFARRRAGVGSLYAFSRLSLGAPGSFVTGWALLIGAVCIGSGSLAGAGYYTARALDQIGIGLFTGIPGQILLDVLLAAVAIRLTIASVRTAARVASVLEVVSIVLIVVVLVPAFFKSGNIIDTDQLSLSGSTLDGVVFAVVLGVLGFVGFEGAASLGAEATDPYKAIPRSVMGSAVLAGVLYMFATYAQVAGFGGADALAKSSDPMDELAELSGLGFLKFFLHAGFAASFVAVVMACITVAARLLFGMAKEGVMPARLGVAHPRHRTPSVAIWAVAPFVALPAVLVVGAGTEPLDATSYIDTIGVFGYMLSYTLVCLAAPLFVRRIGARGLIVTWCLGLIGAAAMIYVFYRNLWPVPAWPLNVLPYVFVGALVVGVVGFAVLRVRKPEVAERAGTFADDLD; this is encoded by the coding sequence ATGAGCACCGCCGGAAAGCAGGCCGCGCCCGGAAAGCCTGCCGACGGGCTGGCCCACCGCTCCGTCTCCACGTTCGAGGTCGGCGCGCAGAGCGTCGCGAATGTCGCGCCCAGCGCCGTCATCGCGTTCGCCCCCGCCAGCATGGCGGCGTCCGCGGGCAACGGCGCCTGGTTCTCGTTCTTCCTGGCCATGGCCGCCGTCCTCGCCATCGCGTACTGCATCTGCGTCTTCGCCCGCAGGCGCGCCGGGGTCGGTTCGCTGTACGCCTTCTCCCGGCTCTCGCTCGGGGCGCCCGGCTCCTTCGTGACCGGCTGGGCCCTGCTCATCGGCGCGGTGTGCATCGGTTCGGGTTCACTCGCGGGCGCCGGTTACTACACGGCGCGCGCCCTCGACCAGATCGGCATCGGGCTCTTCACCGGTATCCCCGGCCAGATCCTGCTCGATGTGCTGCTGGCCGCCGTCGCGATCCGGCTGACGATCGCCAGTGTGCGGACGGCGGCACGTGTCGCCTCCGTACTGGAGGTCGTGTCGATCGTCCTCATCGTCGTCGTACTGGTTCCCGCCTTCTTCAAGAGCGGGAACATCATCGACACCGACCAGCTGAGCCTCAGCGGCTCGACCCTCGACGGTGTCGTCTTCGCCGTGGTGCTGGGCGTTCTCGGCTTCGTCGGTTTCGAGGGCGCCGCATCGCTCGGGGCCGAGGCCACCGACCCGTACAAGGCGATTCCCCGCTCGGTGATGGGCAGTGCGGTGCTGGCCGGGGTGCTCTACATGTTCGCGACGTACGCACAGGTCGCCGGGTTCGGTGGGGCGGACGCACTGGCGAAGAGCTCCGACCCGATGGACGAACTGGCGGAGCTGTCGGGCCTCGGCTTCCTGAAGTTCTTCCTGCACGCGGGCTTCGCGGCGTCGTTCGTGGCCGTGGTGATGGCCTGCATCACCGTCGCCGCCCGCCTGCTGTTCGGGATGGCCAAGGAGGGTGTGATGCCGGCCCGGCTCGGTGTCGCCCACCCCCGTCACCGGACCCCTTCCGTGGCGATCTGGGCCGTCGCCCCGTTCGTCGCCCTCCCCGCGGTGCTCGTGGTCGGCGCCGGGACCGAGCCGCTGGATGCGACGTCGTACATCGACACCATCGGCGTCTTCGGCTACATGCTGAGCTACACCCTGGTGTGTCTGGCCGCGCCGTTGTTCGTGCGCCGGATCGGGGCCCGCGGCCTGATCGTCACCTGGTGCCTGGGGCTGATCGGTGCAGCCGCGATGATCTACGTCTTCTACCGCAACCTGTGGCCCGTCCCGGCCTGGCCGCTGAACGTGCTGCCGTACGTGTTCGTGGGCGCGCTGGTCGTCGGTGTCGTCGGCTTCGCCGTGCTGCGGGTCCGGAAGCCGGAAGTCGCCGAACGCGCGGGAACGTTCGCGGACGATCTGGACTGA
- a CDS encoding Lrp/AsnC family transcriptional regulator — MQESVVGSPDAPDSDTRFSELDLALVDALQAAPRAPWTRIGRALGVDATTAARRWERLRANRLAWITAYDAPKSATVAYVEVRCRPSSLEAVSAALAELPWVFSIDETAGDFDLFLSVAAPDLPTLGQSVHRTIGGLPGLRSTRTRLGITLYGEGGDWRIRAMDPAGRATLPAPRATRQATYSTDMRERPSPQDRALMTALGANGRLGYTELGAATGMSEHTARRRLQRLIHHGDVNFRCDIAHPLAGLSTMVIYRAAVPHAHLEHTGNTLARMEQVRMCVSVSGPHNLLVIVWLHGLNAIGPFEMLLAERFPTLEVKDRTVALHSPKRMGWLLDTQGRATRRVPLDPPRP, encoded by the coding sequence ATGCAGGAAAGCGTCGTCGGCTCACCGGATGCGCCGGATTCCGACACACGGTTCTCCGAACTGGATCTCGCCCTCGTCGACGCGCTCCAGGCCGCGCCCCGTGCACCGTGGACCCGCATCGGCCGGGCGCTCGGCGTGGACGCGACGACCGCGGCCCGCCGCTGGGAGCGTCTGCGCGCCAACCGCCTGGCGTGGATCACCGCCTACGACGCACCGAAATCGGCCACGGTCGCCTATGTCGAGGTGCGTTGCCGGCCCAGCTCCCTCGAAGCGGTCAGTGCCGCCCTGGCCGAACTGCCCTGGGTCTTCAGCATCGACGAGACCGCCGGGGACTTCGATCTCTTCCTGTCCGTCGCCGCCCCCGACCTTCCCACGCTCGGCCAGTCGGTCCACCGCACCATCGGCGGCCTGCCGGGGCTGCGCTCCACCCGTACCCGGCTCGGGATCACGCTCTACGGCGAAGGCGGCGACTGGCGGATCCGGGCGATGGACCCGGCGGGGCGTGCCACGCTCCCGGCTCCGCGTGCCACGCGGCAGGCCACGTACAGCACGGACATGCGCGAGAGGCCGTCCCCGCAGGACCGGGCGTTGATGACCGCCCTCGGCGCCAACGGGCGGCTCGGCTACACCGAGCTCGGCGCCGCGACGGGGATGAGCGAGCACACCGCCCGGCGCCGGCTCCAGCGCCTGATCCACCACGGCGACGTCAATTTCCGCTGCGACATCGCCCACCCCCTCGCCGGTCTGTCGACCATGGTGATCTACCGGGCCGCCGTCCCGCACGCCCACCTCGAACACACCGGAAACACGCTGGCCCGCATGGAGCAGGTCCGTATGTGCGTCTCCGTAAGCGGACCGCACAACCTCCTGGTCATCGTCTGGCTCCATGGCCTGAACGCCATCGGCCCGTTCGAGATGCTGCTGGCGGAACGCTTCCCGACGCTGGAGGTCAAGGACCGCACGGTGGCGCTGCATTCCCCCAAGCGCATGGGCTGGCTCCTGGACACCCAGGGCCGCGCGACGCGTCGCGTCCCGCTGGACCCGCCCCGGCCCTGA
- a CDS encoding Imm52 family immunity protein: MLYVVANGLWGVREESTSAIAERWLTTLNGLKGIDGPTFDGWHEAEDGVASDPVLEPSVDTLTAYIERKNVAPDIGVIGMTSSLWAQNPGTPRVTVAVHAGGTSQWVTNSLAVTFRSREVKESAEVIRRTPEMLRVIAEAWDIDAGQVYNKSEFRAVSDEFDRENSHPRCGRAVYLSAGRAASAPEGLDGTYTRTADGGLVIDLTRGGTTVPSVEAIVEADRELRAAGALEPIPEPYDRDKF, from the coding sequence GTGTTGTACGTCGTGGCCAACGGCCTGTGGGGTGTCCGCGAAGAGAGCACATCAGCGATTGCCGAACGCTGGCTCACTACCCTGAACGGGCTCAAGGGCATTGACGGTCCGACGTTCGACGGGTGGCACGAGGCGGAGGACGGGGTCGCTTCGGACCCCGTTCTGGAACCTTCGGTCGACACACTGACCGCCTACATCGAGCGGAAGAACGTAGCACCGGACATCGGCGTGATCGGAATGACGTCCTCGCTCTGGGCGCAGAACCCGGGGACGCCGCGCGTGACCGTGGCCGTTCACGCGGGCGGCACTTCCCAGTGGGTCACGAACTCCCTCGCGGTCACCTTCCGCTCCCGTGAGGTGAAGGAATCGGCAGAGGTGATCCGTCGCACCCCCGAGATGCTTCGCGTCATTGCCGAGGCCTGGGACATCGATGCCGGTCAGGTGTACAACAAGTCCGAGTTCCGGGCCGTGTCCGATGAGTTCGACCGCGAGAATTCCCATCCCCGCTGCGGCCGAGCGGTCTACCTCTCCGCAGGGCGGGCGGCGTCGGCACCCGAAGGGCTCGACGGCACCTACACGCGTACCGCGGACGGCGGCCTGGTCATCGACCTCACCCGGGGTGGTACGACCGTGCCGAGCGTCGAGGCGATCGTCGAGGCCGACAGGGAACTGCGGGCGGCCGGGGCGCTGGAGCCGATCCCGGAGCCGTACGACCGGGACAAGTTCTGA